A region of Anolis sagrei isolate rAnoSag1 chromosome 2, rAnoSag1.mat, whole genome shotgun sequence DNA encodes the following proteins:
- the LOC132765694 gene encoding zinc finger protein RFP-like — protein sequence MAGVSGGSVQDLCEEATCSICLDYFRDPVTLAECGHNFCRTCLGHCWGDLEKEAFCPQCRVTLRSRDVIPNRPLANFVEITKKLSLQEPRGKGAMVGVCVEHQEPFKFFCKEHQRPICVVCDRAKEHREHTVIPLQEAAQEYQDQICNCLKNLKEDKEKFLASKAAIEKESQDMLNETEVEREKVMSAFRELHHFLEDQEKRLLVQMEEIEKEIRRKREEHLARFSREISFLGSLIQEVEEKRHQEASEFLQDIGRILKKTEKRRTFCSVVFIPSAMKLKISDMRDMNPFLEDVLKKCKDLFLERKRMEEVAGNMAEFQSESTGIRAHPQFPRSWEDVLLSGPPPKKVNVTLDPDTAFPRLILSEDLKSVRWDKKYQDLPENPGRFNLSSFVLGREEFSAGRFFWDVSVGSEERWAVGVARKSIRRKGPVIISPESGIYAVEKSEGEYKACIPPQNPLLNLNEKLRRIRVFLSCGENQVAFYNADTVDFLYGFDDVCFGGEPILPFFRVFLEGHLRISP from the exons ATGGCCGGTGTCTCTGGAGGCTCTGTGCAGGACCTGTGTGAGGAAGCCACTTGCTCAATTTGCCTGGATTATTTCAGAGATCCAGTGACCCTCGCTGAGTGTGGGCACAACTTCTGCCGGACCTGCCTGGGCCACTGCTGGGGGGACTTGGAGAAAGAGGCCTTCTGCCCGCAGTGCAGGGTCACCCTCCGGAGCAGGGATGTCATCCCCAACCGGCCACTGGCCAACTTTGTGGAAATCACCAAGAAACTCAGCCTCCAGGAGCCCAGGGGGAAAGGGGCCATGGTGGGAGTCTGTGTGGAGCATCAGGAGCCCTTCAAGTTCTTCTGCAAGGAGCACCAGAGGCCCATCTGCGTGGTCTGCGACCGGGCCAAGGAGCACCGAGAGCACACTGTCATTCCTCTGCAGGAGGCTGCCCAGGAATATCAG gATCAGATTTGCAATTGTCTGAAGAATTTGAAAGAGGACAAGGAGAAATTTCTGGCATCAAAAGCTGCCATAGAAAAGGAGAGCCAAGACATGCTT AATGAAACAGAAGTAGAGAGGGAAAAAGTAATGTCCGCATTCAGAGAGCTGCATCACTTTCTCGAAGACCAGGAGAAGCGTTTGCTGGTCCAGAtggaagagatagagaaagaaattagaagaaaaagggaggaacatCTGGCCAGGTTTTCCAGAGAAATCTCATTCCTTGGGAGTCTCATCCAAGAGGTGGAGGAGAAACGTCATCAAGAGGCCAGTGAATTCCTGCAG gATATTGGAAGGATCTTGAAGAA aaCTGAGAAGAGACGGACATTTTGCAGTGTTGTGTTCATTCCATCTGCCATGAAATTGAAGATCTCAGATATGCGCGATATGAATCCCTTTCTAGAGGATGTGCTGAAGAAATGTAAAG ACCTCTTTCTAGAAAGGAAAAGGATGGAAGAAGTAGCAGGAAACATGGCAGAGTTTCAGTCTGAAAGCACTGGCATCAGGGCCCATCCTCAATTTCCAAGAAGTTGGGAAG ATGTCCTCTTATCTGGACCTCCACCAAAGAAAG TGAATGTAACTCTGGATCCAGACACAGCTTTCCCTCGACTCATCTTGTCTGAAGACCTTAAAAGTGTAAGATGGGACAAGAAGTATCAAGACCTGCCGGAGAATCCTGGCAGATTTAACCTGTCTTCCTTTGTGCTGGGCCGTGAGGAATTCTCAGCAGGCAGATTTTTCTGGGACGTTTCTGTAGGAAGTGAGGAGCGTTGGGCTGTGGGAGTTGCCAGAAAGTCTATAAGGAGAAAAGGCCCTGTGATTATTAGTCCTGAAAGCGGGATATACGCAGTAGAAAAGTCAGAAGGTGAGTATAAGGCCTGCATCCCACCTCAGAATCCTCTCCTCAACCTGAATGAAAAGCTGAGAAGGATCCGAGTGTTTCTGAGCTGCGGGGAAAACCAAGTTGCCTTTTATAATGCAGACACAGTAGATTTTCTCTATGGGTTCGATGACGTGTGTTTCGGAGGAGAGCCCATTCTGCCCTTCTTTCGGGTGTTCCTAGAAGGCCACCTCAGAATCTCTCCTTAA